The nucleotide sequence TAATCACCACATCGTAATTAAGGGACAGTTCAGCAATAATTTTGCCAGTTCGTTTGATTTCTTCGCCGGGATTGGTCATAGAAGCCAGCACAACAAGAATATCAATATCTGATTCGGGTTGTTGATCCCCACGGGCTTGGGAGCCAAAGAGGGTGAGATGGATGAGGCGGCTGGTATAGAGTGTTGTGAGTTCTTGTTTCAAATGTTGAAGGATAATTTGAAGTTTTGGAGTCATAATTTTGCTCCTTTGGTTCTGCGTTGGTTAGTTTTCTTAGCTACGGCTGGTTGGCTGGTCATTTTAGTATAGAGATCAAACAACTTTTCCAAGCGTTCGGTATCGTTTCTGTTAGAGACATAAATGGTGGCTCCTGACGGTAAAAGTGGGGATAGATAATTGCATTGGCTTTAATTAGGATGATGCCCGTTTTTTCTGGCTTTGAGATACCGACTATTTTGGCCATTTTGGATCAAGAAATATTGAAGCTCACATCAACTGGATTTAACTAAAGAGCGAACAGAGAGAATCTCATCGGAACGTAAAACCTCTACTTTCGATCTTGGGACAGTAATGACGGCAAGAGACTCACCCACAGCATTAAATATTTCTAAAATACAGCCTTCTTCACCGTTACGGGGATGGGGGACAAAATCAATCAGTGTTGCAATATCTCCGGCTCTGAGGTTATATTCCGGCAAGTCGCAGATTAAGGCAACGTCTTGGTATAGTTCTAGAGTCATGTTCAATTCTCCTTGAGTGGTTTGAGGGTCACGAACTGAAACTTTTGATCAACTTGTCGTTTCAGCCAAATTGTAACAACAGATAGGATGACAGTATTTGTGCCAATAATTTATCCTGCAACTTGATAAAAGGTTCCATACTCGTTATTTTGATCTTCTATAGCTTCACCGATTTTTATAAGTGACCGAATAGCGAGTTTCAATGCTTCTGGATTTTCTGTTGTGAATCCAGCCTTTGCTAAAAACTTTGACTTATCATTTCTAAGTTTCTGAACTAGGAGATAATGAACTATTTTATCGTCTGAAATAATTGCATCGTCTGGAATTTTCACTCTAAAACTCCTATGAATTGGCTATTTCATATGGCGTAAAATCTCTTCACCGGATTCTGAAATATTGGATTGTCCAGATTGACCTAAGGCTGTAATGTTTAATAAAAAGTTCTGCTTTGATTGTTGGACGATTGATTTAGCCATGATTATGTTTCCTCTTTTTTTGAGATAGATAAAGGGTTCAATGCTGCTAAGTTTTCCGTTTAGTTGACTTTTTGGCAGGGGCCTGTTGGCTGGTCATTTTGGTGTAGAGTTCAAACAATTTTTCCAATCGCTCCGTATCGTTTTTGAAGCGGCGACCAATATAAATTCGCTCTAGAACTTCATCATTGCGGTCATGGGCCAGGCCAACTAAAGGAAATTCACTATTCATCCGGTCGGGGTCATACATATCGGCAATGGTGGCGGGGAAATATTGCTCACGGGCTAACAAGATATTTTCAGCGCAACGGGTCAAATCGGCTTTGTTTTGCTCGGTGAGGGTGGGGACAGGAAAGGTATTCCAGCCGAGGGTATTGGTGTAAGAAAAATCTGTTCGCATTCTTGCGCAAACAGTCGCTACCCACACTAAATTAAGACGTGAGCAAATAATGGAGAACGGCCAAAGATCACTACCATTCATTGTGAAAGCTTTATTTGATACAACTGTTCCAGATGGTAAGACTCCTATCGGAAGATACGGCCTATTTTCCGAACTAATCACAGGAATACAAATAATTGGTGACAGCGGTATGGGTTTACGCTCATCAAAACGATGAGACCAGTTAGCAGCCTTAACAGTTGCAGCCTTTTTACTGTCTTCTCTAAATTTTCTTACTCTCTCTATCCGTTCAACTATCGCAGCTTCTTTTTTGGCAACTTCAAGCTGAGTATCTTCAATCCAAATGCAATATCGGTAACTTCCGGAAATTAATTCTCTTGAACCGATAAATCTCTTAATAAATGTATTTTTTGCTTTTTGGCTAATATTAATAGTTTGTAGTTCATGACTTTCGAGGATGAGATGACCGCCATCAGTCGGTGAATTTCCACGAACCATATCTGGAAGTCTTGATAGATTTTTTGATGATGGGTAAACAACAACATCAGATCCAGCTATTAGATATGGATTAATATTATCGACATCCTTGACAATGGTTCTTTCTTCATCCGAAATAGAGTATAAGAGCCTGGATTTCATATATTGCCTACTAATACCAACAATAACCACTGTCACGCCAGCATTATGATTCGCTAAGTTAGACCATTTAAAAGAAGTATGTGCGAATGTAATTTTATGTCCCATATCTAAAATTAGAGACCATAAAATAGGTACTTGCTGTCCTTGAATCAGAGAGTTTGTTGCGACAAATGCTGCTGTAGTGGTTGTTTGAGTACCAAAATCTGCTGCTTTCATAAACCAACCAGCAACATAATCTAAAGATCTCCAACCTTGAAGCCTTCCATCAAAGATTTCAGCCAGATCAGCCTTTTGTTTATCAGATTGCCATTTACTACCCAAATACGGCGGATTGCCACAAATGTAAGTCTCCCCGCCCTCATTTTCAAACTCAATCGCCGCCTGATCCTGTGTTTCCCCCCACAAATCCAAATCCTCCCGCTGCACTTTTACCGATGTTCCTGTGGGTGGACAAATACTGAGCCAATCCAACCGCAAGGCATTCCCGCAAGTAATCCAGTTATCCGCCTTCAGGGGCAAAAACTCCGCCAAGGCTAACTGCGGCCCCCGGTACAAGACATCACATTGATATTCCGCAATAATCAACGCTAACCGGGCAATTTCACAGGCAAAATGACGAATTTCAATCCCCCGAAAGTTGGTTAAGGGAATCTCAGAATGCCGATCCGCCTCATGCCGCCGCTGGTTAATTTCCGCCTCAATCGCCCGCATTTCCTTGTAGGCAATCACTAAAAAATTCCCCGAACCACAGGCCGGATCAAACACCCGAATCTTGGCCAGCCGTTGCCGTAAATTGAGTAACTTCCGGGCATTGTCCCCCGCCGCCTCTAATTGCCCCCGCAAATCATCCAAAAATAACGGATTCAAGACCTTGAGAATATTCGGCACACTCGTATAGTGCATTCCCAACGCCCCCCGTTCCGCCTCATCCGCCACGGCCTGGATCATGGAGCCAAAAATATCGGGGTTGATTTTTTTCCAGTCCAAACTGCCCACATGGAGCAAATAAGACCGGGCAATCTTGCTAAACCTGGGAACCTCCACACTGCCTGCAAACAACCCACCATTGACATAGGGAAAAACATTCGCCCAATTCCGAATCCCCGCTGCTTCCCGCTGTTCCAAGGGAATACTCATCGCCCGAAACAACTCCGACAACACCGCATGGGTATTCGAGGCATCCCCCGCACTCATCTTGGCCACAGTCTGGGTAAACAGCCCCTCGGAATGAAAAATGTTGGTGTCCTCAGCAAAAAAGCAGAAGATCAACCGGGCCATGAAGTGGTTCATTTCTTCCCGGCGGTTGGCCGCATCCCAATCCGGGTTTTCCTTCAGTAGCTCCACATACAGCCGATTCAGCCGCCCCGTTGCCTTAATGTCAAACGCATTTTCCCGAATTTGCTTAACGGTCGTGATTCCCGCCAAGGCCAAGAAAAAGCCAAAATGATCCGCAAACTCAGAATAGGCACAGGCAACCGTTTCCCCCTCGATCAAATTTTCCGCTTCAAAATCCAGGCCATCTGTCGCCAGAATAAATTTGGCCTTGTAGCGAGCCGTGGCCGGACTGTTCCGTAAAGCCGTGAGTGTGGCCGTGACTTCACCCGCCGGACAAACCTTGAGATGGATATTGTTCCGCTGGAGTACGCCCCCCTGGTCGGATTGATTGCTATCCCCTTTTTTCAGCTTTTGGATTGTGGTGGGCTTATTGCCAAAGGCTTCTAAAAAGGCAAAGGGAAAGGTTTCAGGGTCAAAAGGGGCGGCGGCTAAGTTAGAGACTGCTTCTTCAATTTCAACGGCATTCATCAGCCCACTACCTGTCCATCAAGCACTGAAGTTATCCTCTACCCTAACCTATGCTGCTCCACCCGCCACAGCCATTCCCGGCCCTGCTTTGCTGCATGGCTAAAGGTGAAGGCATAACGGTCAAACTCGCTTGTCGGTTGTACTTTCTCCAGTCCCAACACCGCAGCCAATTCCACAATGGACAGAGCAGGAGACCCTGGAGATGATCACAAGAACAAGCCGCAGACGTATTTACCAGGCAAAAAGAAGGTTTCACTGAATTCAGGACAAAACCCGCAACGTGATCGGACTATTAAAACTATGGCGGTTGAGCGCATCTAGCTTGGCCTGGAGTTGGGCTACCTGGGGCCTGGGAAGCTGAAAGACCTCGCTGTACCGCACCCGCACCATTTCCCCACCCAATTCATAAACATCAGATACCCGACCCGGATGGTCTAGCACCACGCGCACAGGTAGTAACTCGCTCAATGCCGTAGCATCCAGGCCATGCCCCAATCTCTGACCCTGTGTTGGGTAGCCTCGATGGCCTGGGACAAATTCCCCATCAATACAGTGCTATTACCAGGCCCCCGCCATAACTCAATCAGACTTTTAACCTGGGGTAAAAGCTCATTAGGGACTCGTAGCATCGTTGAGGTTGCACTTTTTCCAGACATCTTGACTCCTTGGGTGATTCACCACCATTTGCATCAGAAAACCTTATCAGTCGGGCATTTTGGTATTAAACCGAACCGTTGGGCGATAGCACCCGCTTATCAATGCTCCTAAATTGCCTCAGTCCCATCTCATCCCTACGACAGAATCAACGTTAGACTAAGTTACATGAACTAATCGTAGTTTCTTCATCTAACTTTCTTCTATCGATCGTTAGAAAATATCATGACGGCCCAACCTCCCACAATACAGAAAGCACCGAGTATAGATCGTCTTTAGAAAATGAATCGTACTTTCCAGCAACATAGAGTATTAGGTAAGGAAGAAAATAGTTATGTATAACCGTACTCCCAAGACTTGAAATGGTTTTCCTGCCATATCTAATTTCTGAGAAAACTTCTTCATTGAACAAGCCTTCCGGTATGGGAAACTTAACAACAAATGGCTTAATCTTTTCAAGATCGATCCAAGCGTCAATCTCTTTAGAGTCGGATGTATAAAAATCTTCTCTATCGACAACTAAAGAACAGAACCTGGATAGAATCACATCAAAATTATTGTATATTGCGCTATCTAGATTTTGAAAAGCGCTGATTGCTTCATCTGAAAGAATAAATCTGAGTCCATCCTGTAATATCTTTTCTCTATCTCCATAAATGGAAAAAAGATATCTACCTAAAAGTATTTCATGGAGTTCTGATCCTTTTTTATATCTTTTATTTACGACGACCTTATCTATGAGTGATGGGTTTTTACTCAAGATCAAAAAGTACTTTTTTCTCTTAGATGGGATACTAAAATCAAATTTTCTTCTCTCTTGGAATTTATTTTTAATATACACATACAGAGCAATCACAATAGTAAAGCTGCTTATTATAGTAGCTACATTAGCAGCATATGCCATGGTTTCAGGTGACATCAAAGAACCAACTCCTAATTATTTTATAACTAGTGCTTATACAGCAAAATACTAAATAAATCTCTTTATAGTCTGTTTATCGTGCATTTTTCCTGAAAGTACCCAAAATTTACTACATATTTAAGATTTTGCTCAGTAACCAGCCACCTAGCTTTTTAAAATTATTTGAGAGAAAGAGTTTTCACTGATCCTTAGTAAAAACTTGGATGAGACTTATGACTCAATTAGAATCTGTGGCGACTCCATCTGGGAAATTTCCCACTTCCAGGCCTGGTTAGGATGGAAGTGTAGCTTAGACCATCGGAACAATGCCCACTATCAGCAAAGCGATTGAGATTGCCACCCAGG is from Synechococcus sp. PCC 6312 and encodes:
- a CDS encoding DUF6883 domain-containing protein, translating into MKIPDDAIISDDKIVHYLLVQKLRNDKSKFLAKAGFTTENPEALKLAIRSLIKIGEAIEDQNNEYGTFYQVAG
- a CDS encoding nucleotidyltransferase domain-containing protein, encoding MTPKLQIILQHLKQELTTLYTSRLIHLTLFGSQARGDQQPESDIDILVVLASMTNPGEEIKRTGKIIAELSLNYDVVISCLFMDQADYQTRNNVLIRNIRQEGVLL
- a CDS encoding DUF4926 domain-containing protein, coding for MTLELYQDVALICDLPEYNLRAGDIATLIDFVPHPRNGEEGCILEIFNAVGESLAVITVPRSKVEVLRSDEILSVRSLVKSS
- a CDS encoding DNA methyltransferase — its product is MNAVEIEEAVSNLAAAPFDPETFPFAFLEAFGNKPTTIQKLKKGDSNQSDQGGVLQRNNIHLKVCPAGEVTATLTALRNSPATARYKAKFILATDGLDFEAENLIEGETVACAYSEFADHFGFFLALAGITTVKQIRENAFDIKATGRLNRLYVELLKENPDWDAANRREEMNHFMARLIFCFFAEDTNIFHSEGLFTQTVAKMSAGDASNTHAVLSELFRAMSIPLEQREAAGIRNWANVFPYVNGGLFAGSVEVPRFSKIARSYLLHVGSLDWKKINPDIFGSMIQAVADEAERGALGMHYTSVPNILKVLNPLFLDDLRGQLEAAGDNARKLLNLRQRLAKIRVFDPACGSGNFLVIAYKEMRAIEAEINQRRHEADRHSEIPLTNFRGIEIRHFACEIARLALIIAEYQCDVLYRGPQLALAEFLPLKADNWITCGNALRLDWLSICPPTGTSVKVQREDLDLWGETQDQAAIEFENEGGETYICGNPPYLGSKWQSDKQKADLAEIFDGRLQGWRSLDYVAGWFMKAADFGTQTTTTAAFVATNSLIQGQQVPILWSLILDMGHKITFAHTSFKWSNLANHNAGVTVVIVGISRQYMKSRLLYSISDEERTIVKDVDNINPYLIAGSDVVVYPSSKNLSRLPDMVRGNSPTDGGHLILESHELQTINISQKAKNTFIKRFIGSRELISGSYRYCIWIEDTQLEVAKKEAAIVERIERVRKFREDSKKAATVKAANWSHRFDERKPIPLSPIICIPVISSENRPYLPIGVLPSGTVVSNKAFTMNGSDLWPFSIICSRLNLVWVATVCARMRTDFSYTNTLGWNTFPVPTLTEQNKADLTRCAENILLAREQYFPATIADMYDPDRMNSEFPLVGLAHDRNDEVLERIYIGRRFKNDTERLEKLFELYTKMTSQQAPAKKSTKRKT